The following are encoded in a window of Prochlorococcus marinus str. MIT 1013 genomic DNA:
- the hisS gene encoding histidine--tRNA ligase gives MTNLKNLRGMVDLLPAQSYGWQKVESIALEHFSRAGLQEIRTPIIEQTELFSRSIGENTDVVGKEMYTFDDRGGRSCTLRPEGTASVARSIVQHGLLNNGPQRLWYRGPMFRYERPQAGRQRQFHQIGVEFVGLASVMSDAEVISIAWNFLKDIGLNDLNLEINSLGSNEDRNIFKEELKNWLNQRFDLLDEDSQKRINVNPLRILDSKNNSIKELLFEAPSLNDFLSNESKTRFDYLQKLLDNLNIPYKINNNLVRGLDYYSHTAFEITSEHLGSQATVCGGGRYDGLISELGGAQAPSIGWAIGMERLMILAADKILQSKSPDVYVIHKGEKAEQLALEITCKLRSSNLKIELDYSGSSFSKQFKRADKSRAKWALVIGEDEASKGQLLIKNLRYKQKDEESNEYIFSKEDLDQLIKKLIA, from the coding sequence TTGACCAATCTCAAGAATTTAAGAGGAATGGTAGATCTTTTACCTGCTCAGAGTTACGGCTGGCAAAAGGTCGAATCAATTGCACTTGAACATTTTAGTCGAGCTGGGCTTCAAGAAATTAGAACACCGATTATTGAACAAACTGAATTATTTTCGAGAAGCATTGGAGAAAATACCGATGTTGTGGGCAAAGAAATGTACACTTTCGACGATAGAGGAGGTCGTTCTTGCACTTTGAGGCCTGAGGGTACGGCTTCTGTCGCGAGATCAATTGTCCAGCATGGATTATTAAATAATGGGCCTCAAAGACTCTGGTACAGAGGACCAATGTTTAGATACGAGCGTCCTCAAGCAGGAAGACAAAGACAGTTCCATCAAATTGGGGTTGAATTTGTTGGATTAGCCTCTGTCATGAGTGACGCTGAGGTTATTTCAATAGCTTGGAATTTTTTAAAAGATATTGGTCTGAATGATTTGAATTTAGAAATTAATAGTCTTGGAAGTAATGAAGATCGAAATATTTTCAAAGAAGAGTTGAAAAATTGGCTTAATCAGAGATTTGATTTGTTAGATGAAGATTCTCAGAAAAGAATTAATGTTAATCCCTTGAGAATATTAGATAGTAAGAATAACTCCATAAAAGAACTTTTATTTGAGGCTCCTTCTTTAAATGACTTTTTATCAAATGAGAGTAAAACTAGATTTGATTATTTGCAGAAGTTACTCGATAATCTAAATATCCCATATAAAATCAATAATAATTTGGTAAGGGGACTTGATTATTATTCTCATACAGCTTTTGAAATAACAAGTGAGCACTTGGGTTCTCAAGCAACTGTATGTGGTGGAGGGCGTTATGATGGCCTGATAAGCGAACTGGGGGGAGCTCAAGCTCCATCAATCGGCTGGGCTATTGGTATGGAAAGACTAATGATTCTTGCTGCAGATAAAATTTTACAATCAAAATCTCCAGATGTTTATGTGATTCATAAAGGTGAAAAAGCTGAGCAACTTGCTCTGGAAATTACTTGTAAGCTAAGGTCATCAAACTTAAAGATTGAATTGGACTACTCAGGTTCATCTTTTTCAAAACAATTTAAGCGAGCAGATAAAAGTAGGGCTAAATGGGCCTTAGTTATAGGAGAGGATGAGGCATCTAAAGGTCAATTATTGATTAAGAACTTAAGGTATAAACAAAAGGATGAGGAGAGTAACGAATATATTTTTTCAAAGGAGGATCTTGATCAGTTAATTAAAAAATTGATTGCTTAA
- a CDS encoding nucleotide sugar dehydrogenase, which translates to MSSIKIQRICCIGAGYVGGPTMSVIADKCPDIEVRVVDINKERIDAWNNSDLNKLPIFEPGLDRIISRTRGRNLFFSTEMEKSISDADMIFISVNTPTKTKGLGAGQASDLSWVEASARQVAKYAEGHTIVIEKSTLPVRTAQAIKEILKTANRENQKNEISKTFSVLSNPEFLAEGTAINDLETPDRVLIGGEDPDAIDALVKIYLNWVPSEQIICTNLWSSELSKLAANAFLAQRISSINSISAFCEATGADVQEVAKAIGTDKRIGNQFLSAGPGFGGSCFKKDILNLVYLSGYFGLPEVADYWNQVVVLNTWQQDRIYKIVLEKLFGTVNGKNIAILGFSFKANTNDTRESPAIRISSDLLEEGAILSIYDPKVSSERIEEDFEKFAINNQGIWKMANSIPEALENVDAVLILTAWDEFFGLDWNYLASLMRSPAWVFDTRSVVNRNEIENTGLNLWKLGEGS; encoded by the coding sequence ATGAGCTCTATTAAAATCCAAAGAATATGTTGTATTGGCGCAGGTTATGTTGGTGGACCAACCATGTCTGTTATTGCAGATAAATGTCCCGATATAGAAGTTAGGGTTGTTGACATCAATAAAGAACGAATTGATGCATGGAATAATTCAGATCTCAATAAATTGCCAATATTTGAACCTGGATTAGATCGGATAATTTCAAGAACAAGAGGTCGCAACCTTTTCTTTAGTACAGAAATGGAAAAGTCAATATCTGATGCTGATATGATTTTTATATCAGTTAATACCCCAACAAAAACAAAAGGTCTTGGAGCTGGACAAGCAAGTGATCTTAGTTGGGTTGAAGCTAGTGCAAGGCAAGTAGCTAAATATGCAGAAGGACATACAATAGTAATTGAAAAAAGTACTCTTCCAGTTCGTACTGCACAAGCAATAAAAGAGATACTTAAGACAGCAAATAGAGAGAATCAAAAAAATGAAATTTCAAAAACTTTTTCTGTTTTATCTAATCCTGAATTCTTGGCGGAAGGTACCGCAATTAATGACTTGGAAACACCTGATAGGGTTTTAATTGGCGGAGAGGATCCTGACGCTATAGATGCACTGGTTAAGATTTATTTGAATTGGGTTCCTAGTGAACAGATAATTTGTACTAATTTATGGAGTAGCGAGCTTTCGAAATTAGCTGCTAATGCATTTCTGGCTCAGAGAATTAGTTCGATAAATTCTATTTCAGCGTTTTGTGAAGCTACTGGGGCTGATGTTCAGGAAGTTGCCAAAGCAATAGGAACAGATAAAAGGATAGGTAATCAATTTCTTAGTGCAGGGCCTGGGTTTGGAGGGAGCTGCTTTAAAAAGGATATTTTGAATTTGGTTTATTTAAGTGGATATTTTGGTTTGCCAGAGGTCGCTGATTACTGGAATCAAGTTGTGGTTCTCAATACTTGGCAGCAAGATAGGATTTATAAAATTGTCCTTGAGAAGCTTTTTGGAACAGTTAATGGAAAAAATATAGCAATATTAGGTTTTTCTTTTAAAGCAAACACAAACGATACTCGAGAATCTCCTGCAATAAGAATTTCCAGTGACTTGCTCGAAGAAGGAGCAATCTTATCAATTTATGACCCTAAGGTCTCATCTGAGAGAATAGAAGAAGATTTCGAAAAATTCGCAATCAATAATCAAGGGATTTGGAAAATGGCCAATTCCATTCCAGAAGCTTTAGAAAATGTTGATGCAGTTTTAATTCTTACTGCATGGGATGAATTCTTTGGACTTGATTGGAATTATTTAGCTTCTTTGATGAGATCACCAGCTTGGGTTTTTGATACAAGATCAGTTGTTAATCGAAATGAAATAGAAAATACAGGCCTAAATTTATGGAAGTTGGGCGAGGGGAGCTAA